The sequence below is a genomic window from Dyadobacter chenwenxiniae.
GCGGTCTTTCACGATCACAAAATAAGATCCTGGCTGGCCTACTGTAATGTCTCTTGTGTCTTCGCCAGTGCTCCAATCGAACTCAATCCATCGGTCGCTTTGAACGGTTAAAACGATTGAACTGTCACGGCACAGTGTTGTGTCCGGCCCGATTGAGAATGCGGGTGGACGGCGTAATGTAATTTCAATGGTGTCGGCAGAGAAACATTCGCCTTGTGGGCCATTGAATGCAACAGCAATATAGCGTCCAGTGGCTGTCGCATTGTAAGTTTTCTGACGACCCACGACCCTTCCACGGTGAATCCATGCATAAACCTCAGCCTGAACCCCCATATCCAAAGGAACAAAAGCACCGCAAGTGTCCTTGTCGGCTCCTAGATTGATCGGAGGAGGCGTTTCAAAAATTACAACTTCGTTAATAATAATTGTGTCTTTGCATTTATTGGTTGCGCGCATACGAACCATATATGTTCCCGGTTGCGTATACGTGTAAGTGGCTTTTTGCTCTTTGGATGGCGCTGTAAAGCTACCGTCTCCCAAGAAATCCCATTGATAAGTGTCCTCAATCGGGTCGCAAATCGGGCTGGCTTCAAATGTTGTAGGTTCATTGGTACAAAAACCACTTGCCTCAAAACCAGGGCCGGATGACTCCTGTGTGAAATCCTGAACCATATTAGGCAAACCTAACTCACTTTTCTTACCCCCCAGATTCACACCATCACGCTCATACTCAACTCCCGTAAGCGAATTTCCTTCCGGCTCGCCTATGACGGCCAGATATTCGCTGCCTTCAATGGCCATATAAATCCTTCCATCGGGACCAAATTGCAATGCCCCGAATTTTCGATTAGCAGAACTGTCAATGGTTATGGCCGTTTCCGTCAGCAAACTATCGGGTAATGTGAGATCGTATTGCTTTAAATAGGAACTGGTGCCGTTTTCCCCCGAAAATGAAATGTACATTTTTTCCCCGCTGGGTGAAAATTCAATTCCATAAGCTGTGGGCGGCGCGGCTCCCAGATCCACGGTTTTATCATAGGTTAATGTGCCGGTTGAATCATTGAAACTGAATAATTCAACGTAATTTTTGGGAGGTCCGGGGATGATAACAGCTAGTCTGCGCTGACCGGTGGCACTATCGGGTGACGAAAATTTCATATAACCTTCGGCTTTTCCTAAGCTGTCATGCTTCATTCCCAGTTCAGGAGCACTTGATTCTACTAATCCACCCGTTGTAGCATGGAAAATGCGGAATTTGTTGGTTCCGTAGTCGTGAGAAATAACCCAGTAAGTGCTGTCGCGGTCATTACGTGCCGACACTATACGTTCGGTCGTGGGCTGTTGTAATGTTGTGTTTGTTTCAATGATCGCACCCAGGCCATTATTCCTGCGCATATCCACGACGCTTACGGTTAACAGTTTTTCACCATTGATATCTGAGGTCGTAAACACATTGAACAAATATTCACAGCCCTTGCAAGTGGGCTGCGGCACAATGAGAACGGATTGGGTGGAATTCGGGCTTCCTTTCAGCGGAGCGCAATTCCCCGGCTGAAAACAGGGCATGACGTCCCCATTCTTGTTCCAGACCGTTATACCATCGGAATAGAAGAGGAGCTGACCTTTGGAATTGGCTATGGATGAGGTTCCTTCCGGTGTATTTAATTTACCATCGGTGATGGGCGTGGGCGGATTATTGGAGAAATCAAGACCTGCATTTCCCCCAAAATACCATTTCGCTCCTTCCTGATTGGCCGGTTCCATACAAATTTTCACATTGATCCGGTCCTGGATTTTACAGCCATTGGGCAGAATCACTTCCACAGAATAACAGCCTGAACTATCGACATTCAACGTCTGTGTCGTGTCGCCTT
It includes:
- a CDS encoding T9SS type B sorting domain-containing protein: MGRFYNKYQQIFYSFILILLATMCANAQDFVVEGQCMQNPDCEADSTTFRDTLSTAIAWQWSFGEGAATDTRRIAQHSYMAPGSYTVTLVRTLRGGTQQTVNKVVQIGELPPAFQQWKTDTTICPGDTLILDPYPNGAPDGAKYVWYPKGDTTQTLNVDSSGCYSVEVILPNGCKIQDRINVKICMEPANQEGAKWYFGGNAGLDFSNNPPTPITDGKLNTPEGTSSIANSKGQLLFYSDGITVWNKNGDVMPCFQPGNCAPLKGSPNSTQSVLIVPQPTCKGCEYLFNVFTTSDINGEKLLTVSVVDMRRNNGLGAIIETNTTLQQPTTERIVSARNDRDSTYWVISHDYGTNKFRIFHATTGGLVESSAPELGMKHDSLGKAEGYMKFSSPDSATGQRRLAVIIPGPPKNYVELFSFNDSTGTLTYDKTVDLGAAPPTAYGIEFSPSGEKMYISFSGENGTSSYLKQYDLTLPDSLLTETAITIDSSANRKFGALQFGPDGRIYMAIEGSEYLAVIGEPEGNSLTGVEYERDGVNLGGKKSELGLPNMVQDFTQESSGPGFEASGFCTNEPTTFEASPICDPIEDTYQWDFLGDGSFTAPSKEQKATYTYTQPGTYMVRMRATNKCKDTIIINEVVIFETPPPINLGADKDTCGAFVPLDMGVQAEVYAWIHRGRVVGRQKTYNATATGRYIAVAFNGPQGECFSADTIEITLRRPPAFSIGPDTTLCRDSSIVLTVQSDRWIEFDWSTGEDTRDITVGQPGSYFVIVKDRNDCYNSDTIQVGERPSPILNLLPEYAICIPDGQSVILDANGQGVQSYEWPHSGDTTRTVTVGTEGTYTVIAINKEGCVAQQTTEVVDRCEPRFFIPDAFTPDGEGHNEQLDIFGAYYTNFSIRIYNRWGEVIYASTNIEDRWNGTYKGQKVQPGAYPYVISYEALYYPERAPTVKRGSVMIIR